A part of Solibacillus sp. FSL H8-0538 genomic DNA contains:
- the tpiA gene encoding triose-phosphate isomerase encodes MRKPIIAGNWKMYKTFDEAVDFVEAIQEAIPSEEKVDTVICAPALYLPTLVVAAEDTDLAIGAQNMHFEDEGAFTGEISPAMLSTIHVDYVILGHSERRELFNETDEAVNKKVRAALNHGIVPIICCGETLEEREAGSTEAKVSGQIRAALEGFTAEEVAHMVLAYEPIWAIGTGKTATADDANAVCGAIRAVVADLYDSETSETVRIQYGGSVKPENIVELLGKEHIDGALVGGASLQPDSYLKLLEAAANA; translated from the coding sequence ATGCGTAAACCGATAATAGCTGGAAACTGGAAAATGTATAAAACATTTGATGAAGCAGTAGATTTTGTGGAAGCTATCCAAGAAGCAATTCCTTCAGAAGAAAAGGTAGATACGGTCATTTGTGCACCAGCACTATACTTGCCAACATTAGTTGTAGCAGCAGAAGATACGGATTTGGCAATTGGTGCACAGAACATGCATTTTGAAGATGAAGGTGCATTTACAGGGGAAATTAGTCCAGCAATGCTTTCGACAATCCATGTAGATTACGTGATTTTAGGGCATTCTGAGCGCCGCGAATTGTTTAATGAAACAGACGAAGCAGTGAACAAAAAAGTACGCGCGGCATTAAATCATGGTATTGTGCCAATTATTTGCTGCGGTGAAACTTTAGAAGAGCGCGAGGCAGGTTCGACGGAAGCGAAAGTTTCTGGTCAAATTCGTGCGGCCCTTGAAGGCTTTACAGCAGAAGAAGTGGCGCATATGGTACTAGCATACGAGCCAATTTGGGCAATCGGTACTGGTAAAACAGCAACAGCAGACGATGCAAATGCAGTATGTGGCGCGATTCGTGCGGTTGTTGCAGATCTTTACGACTCAGAAACCTCAGAAACAGTACGCATTCAGTATGGCGGTAGCGTAAAACCGGAAAACATCGTGGAATTACTAGGGAAAGAGCATATTGATGGAGCTCTTGTAGGAGGAGCAAGCCTACAACCAGATTCTTACTTAAAATTATTGGAGGCAGCAGCTAATGCCTAA
- a CDS encoding phosphoglycerate kinase → MFLKKTMNDVNVKGKRVFVRVDFNVPMEDGRITDETRIRAAIPTIKQLVEQGAKVILASHLGRPKGEVKEELRLTAVGERLAELMGRPVKKLDESIGEAVEAAVNEMLDGEIVLLENVRFHKGEEKNDEELSRSFAKLADLYVNDAFGAAHRAHASTEGIAKFVPAVSGLLMEKELDVLGKALSEPERPFTAIIGGAKVKDKIGVIENLLDKVDHLIIGGGLSFTFTKAQGHAIGKSLLEEDKIALAKSFIEKAKEKGVELHMPIDTVVANEFSKDAETKVVDVDAIPADWMGLDIGPKTAAKYAEIIESSKLIIWNGPMGVFEMDKFANGTKTVADAMARTAGYTIIGGGDSAAAVEKFEVAGKMDHISTGGGASLELMEGKELPGIVALNDK, encoded by the coding sequence ATGTTTTTAAAGAAGACGATGAATGATGTAAATGTTAAAGGGAAGCGCGTATTTGTGCGCGTTGATTTCAATGTACCGATGGAAGATGGTCGTATTACGGATGAAACACGTATTCGCGCAGCCATCCCAACAATTAAACAGCTAGTAGAACAAGGGGCAAAAGTAATTTTAGCCTCTCATTTAGGTCGTCCAAAAGGCGAAGTAAAAGAAGAGTTGCGTTTAACAGCGGTGGGTGAACGCCTGGCTGAATTAATGGGACGTCCAGTAAAGAAACTTGACGAATCAATTGGTGAAGCGGTAGAAGCAGCTGTGAATGAAATGCTGGACGGCGAGATCGTTTTACTTGAAAACGTACGCTTCCATAAAGGCGAAGAGAAAAACGATGAAGAGCTATCAAGAAGCTTTGCAAAGCTAGCGGATCTATATGTAAATGATGCATTCGGCGCTGCTCACCGTGCCCATGCTTCTACAGAAGGTATCGCAAAATTTGTACCGGCTGTGTCAGGTCTTTTAATGGAAAAAGAGCTAGATGTACTTGGGAAGGCATTATCAGAGCCAGAGCGTCCATTTACAGCAATTATCGGCGGCGCAAAAGTGAAGGATAAAATTGGTGTCATCGAAAACCTACTAGATAAAGTAGATCACTTAATTATCGGTGGCGGCTTGTCTTTCACGTTCACTAAGGCGCAAGGCCACGCTATCGGAAAGTCACTACTTGAAGAAGATAAGATTGCGCTAGCAAAATCGTTTATTGAAAAAGCGAAAGAAAAGGGCGTCGAGCTTCATATGCCGATCGATACAGTGGTGGCAAATGAATTCTCAAAAGATGCAGAAACAAAAGTAGTCGATGTGGATGCAATTCCTGCTGACTGGATGGGCCTTGATATTGGACCAAAAACAGCGGCGAAATATGCAGAAATTATTGAAAGCTCTAAATTAATCATTTGGAACGGGCCAATGGGTGTGTTTGAAATGGACAAATTCGCAAATGGTACGAAAACTGTAGCGGACGCAATGGCGCGTACGGCAGGCTACACAATTATCGGCGGTGGCGATTCAGCTGCAGCAGTAGAAAAATTTGAAGTAGCAGGCAAGATGGACCACATTTCAACAGGTGGCGGTGCGTCTCTAGAGTTAATGGAAGGCAAAGAACTTCCTGGAATTGTAGCATTGAATGATAAGTAA
- the gap gene encoding type I glyceraldehyde-3-phosphate dehydrogenase has protein sequence MALQLAINGFGRIGRLVFREAMKHDEFEVVAVNDLTDAGQLAHLLKYDSVHGVYDADVQAEENAFIVDGKRVHVYSEKDPANLPWGELGVDVVLECTGRFRSMEEVSKHIEAGARKTILSAPAKGDMPTYVMGVNHTDYDLSENVISNASCTTNCLAPLAKVLDEKFGIKRGMMTTIHSYTNDQRILDFPHSDPRRARAGAVSMIPTTTGAALAVSKVLPQLKGKLDGFSMRVPTPNVSCVDLVVELNTEVTTESVNATLKEASEGELKGILAYNELPLVSIDYNGNSASSTIDGLSTMVMEGQMVKIVSWYDNEIGYSTRLMDLALYIARQGLED, from the coding sequence ATGGCATTACAATTAGCAATTAACGGATTTGGTCGTATCGGACGTTTAGTGTTCCGTGAGGCAATGAAGCATGATGAATTTGAAGTAGTAGCAGTAAATGACTTAACAGATGCAGGTCAACTAGCACATTTATTAAAATACGACTCAGTTCATGGTGTGTATGATGCGGATGTTCAAGCAGAAGAAAATGCATTTATCGTAGATGGTAAACGCGTTCATGTATATTCTGAAAAAGACCCAGCAAACTTACCGTGGGGTGAACTAGGCGTTGACGTTGTGCTTGAATGTACAGGTAGATTCCGTTCAATGGAAGAAGTTTCAAAACATATCGAAGCAGGCGCGAGAAAAACAATCCTTTCAGCACCAGCAAAAGGTGATATGCCAACGTATGTAATGGGTGTTAACCATACAGATTACGACCTATCAGAAAATGTAATCTCTAATGCTTCTTGTACGACAAACTGTTTAGCACCACTTGCGAAAGTGTTGGATGAAAAATTTGGTATTAAACGTGGTATGATGACAACTATTCACTCGTACACAAATGACCAACGAATTCTTGACTTCCCACACTCTGATCCTCGCCGTGCACGTGCAGGCGCAGTATCAATGATTCCAACAACAACGGGTGCAGCACTTGCCGTTTCAAAAGTATTACCACAACTTAAAGGTAAATTAGACGGCTTCTCGATGCGTGTACCAACGCCGAACGTTTCTTGCGTAGACTTAGTTGTTGAGCTAAATACAGAAGTAACAACGGAATCTGTCAACGCAACACTAAAAGAAGCATCTGAAGGCGAATTAAAGGGCATTCTTGCTTACAATGAATTACCTTTAGTATCAATTGACTACAATGGAAACTCAGCATCCTCAACAATTGATGGTTTATCTACGATGGTAATGGAAGGTCAAATGGTGAAAATTGTTTCTTGGTATGACAATGAAATCGGCTATTCAACTCGACTTATGGACTTAGCACTTTACATCGCAAGACAAGGTTTAGAAGACTAA